The Pyrus communis chromosome 14, drPyrComm1.1, whole genome shotgun sequence sequence ttttttattgaggaTTTGGCAGGCGGCTATTGGCAGAAGAGACCCTGGATCCCCATTCAAGCAGCTCTTTGCTTGTGTCATCCTTGTGAACAATCACTTCAACGAAGCACAAGCAGTCTTTCTTTTCCCCAGTTGCTGTTGCAATCGCTTCCGTTAGCTCCTTCTCGGTACGAACCTGAGAccgaaaaagaaaggaaaaaacacATACATTAGGTCAGAATTACTTCTCCGACTCAACATAGTCTAACAAAGCAAGTCCAATGTTATTCGCGCTCTCAGTTTGTCATCCACTCCTAATCTGAGAGTGAGAATAGCAGCTGCCTTATTCACCCGTGCTTTTATATCGATCACAAACCTTTGTTGTCCAGCATTTTCCTTCGCCGTTATGGATTGCATCCACCAAACCGGTGTAGTTCCAGTTCTTGATCACATTGTAAGGCCCATCATGGATTTCAACTTCTATGGTGTATCCTCCATTGTTTATGAGGAAGATGATGCTTTTTTGATTGCATCGGATCATCGTTGACACATCTTGTGCAGTCACCTGCCATCCAGGAAATTTTTTACATATGGAGACGAATCAACAACTTTTCTCTAAAATATCAAGTTTAATCAACGCCGGTTGAAGCATTTGAACCTGGAAGCTCCCATCACCGATGCAAGCAATGACGCGCTTCTTTGGAACAGACTGTGCATAGCCAAGAGTTGCACCAACAGACCACCCGATTGAGCCATACTGCATCTGGAACTCATACCTACAACACCAACTTTTTCTCTCTAATgagacagaaaataaaaatcctcAAATCACATATATAGGGTTTTTGTTGCATGCTCACCCACATCCTTCCGGCAGTTTCAGTTTCAGGCAGTTGAACCAAGAATCACCGGTCTCAGCAATAACCGCGGTGTCAGCTgaaagcattttctgaatgTGCTGGAACAGAATGTTCACTCTCAGAGGCTCATTAGGCTGACATTTGGGAGGCTGGCCATTTGGGACGTAGATTCTGGCGTAGTTTTCGTAAGCGGTTGTGTTTTTGGTGACCCTCTTCGCAAGTGCCTGAAGAAAGTCCTTCATTAGGACACAACCGAAAGAAGCGCCATTGCCAACCACCACGCTATCGGGCTTCACAATGATTGCCTTCTCCTTTTTGAGAAGGAGAGAGTAGCCAACCGAACTGTAGTCATTGAAGATTGGACCGGCGAACACGTATGCATCAGCAGACTCCACAATCTCACCGCAGTAGGCAGTGCCGACTGCTCCCCAGTATGTCCCGATGTAGCGAGGATGTGTTTCAGGGAAATGCCCTTTGGCTGATGGCATCACAGAAACAGCATAGCCA is a genomic window containing:
- the LOC137716399 gene encoding pyruvate decarboxylase 1-like; this encodes MATSIGSLDSSKPANNCIGPPQNSAATIHDSSHPPSAIASADSTLGRHLARRLVEIGVGDVFSVPGDFNLTLLDHLIAEPGLTNIGCCNELNAGYAADGYARARGVGACVVTFTVGGLSVLNAIAGAYSENLPVICVVGGPNTNDYGTNRILHHTIGLPDFSQELRCFQTVTCYQAVVNNLDDAHEQIDTAISTALKESKPVYISISCNLPAIPHPTFSREPIKFCISPRMTNKMGLDAAVEAAAAFLKKAVKPVVVGGPKLRVAKAHEAFVEFADASGYAVSVMPSAKGHFPETHPRYIGTYWGAVGTAYCGEIVESADAYVFAGPIFNDYSSVGYSLLLKKEKAIIVKPDSVVVGNGASFGCVLMKDFLQALAKRVTKNTTAYENYARIYVPNGQPPKCQPNEPLRVNILFQHIQKMLSADTAVIAETGDSWFNCLKLKLPEGCGYEFQMQYGSIGWSVGATLGYAQSVPKKRVIACIGDGSFQVTAQDVSTMIRCNQKSIIFLINNGGYTIEVEIHDGPYNVIKNWNYTGLVDAIHNGEGKCWTTKVRTEKELTEAIATATGEKKDCLCFVEVIVHKDDTSKELLEWGSRVSSANSRLPNPQ